CAACACTCAAACACTAAACCCGTTACGACGAAGACAAAAACTCAATAGGAGATCTTCAACAAACGAGCGAATCAACGAGCGACTTAAAAACCCTAAGAGAGAGAATGACCAGAACGATATCTCAGTTGTTATCCACCAAGTGCAACAAAGAAGCTTTAATATACACGGTCAATACGTCTTCGAATCAATAGTCTCAAGTCTTCACAAGCCCAGTAGGAAGAGCTCATATCTTCATAAGCCCATGTCActtcttttacaaaaaaaaatgtgattggttgaaaggggttGGGGCCCACCATTCACCCTCTCTCTCCCACCATTCTCTTCTTCACCAAGCCGGTGAGTAGTCACCGCCCAAACCACTCACCGCTCACCGATTGAAGGCCAGCACCACTTCACCGCACGACAAAGTCCCCTCCCCACTCCACTCACCGAACCCACTCTGCCCACCCTAATATTGCAAAAAACTTGATAACCATAGATCTGGACCATCTAGTTGAAAAGTAACATAGGGTGCACATTGTACATTAAAGAAAAAACACACAATAAAAAgaacaaaactaaactaaaaaataACTTATAAATGATGAAAATGCACTAACAAAAAATATATTGTATATCTTTAACAGAAGGTATGAATTTTCCTCTATTGTAAGTTATCTTCCCGACAATGTCCACTGTTCCTTATTTGTCAGgctcttagagcattcacatccaacccaCTAAAATATGTGAGtggagtttttataatataaaaagtataaaaagtggttgtgagtggaggagagagaaaatgttactgttcatctgtatatttggggggacactgttcaccccctataattttttaatatattttgaaagtggttgtgagtggaggagtgagaaaaggtaataataaagttataaaaaatattatttaattgaaaaggagagagaaaatatagtgtttttagtgtaatttagggtgaaaatatagtggagtggatgtgaatgctcttagtttAGTGATTTCATACCAATGGTCCAGTATTATTTGTTACGGTAGTTGTTAGACTTTACCCTTTTGGTTTACCACAGGTCTCTCTCCTTTGGTACTTGTCCCAATGGTTCAGCCTTGTCATTTGGTCTGGCCTGGATCATGTTCTTTCGGTGTTGTCACGTTGGTACAGCCGTAGGGCTTCTTACATCAACACCACCTTATCACTTTCAGATTATATAAGTTGAATAAATCTTTAAGCATGTAATGGAGCACTTATAGTTTAGAAACTAAATCAAACTCCATTTTAAGTTTGCCTTGgtttatttttaacttttaacaACCCAATATGTGATAACAAACACATGTAACATTTCAACCAAACAGGATACCAATAGTAGTAACATATAAACTAaattgtaagtaacatatcaacTAAACAAGGTACCATTACAATAAACCAACAATAACATGCGGTAAATGTGTAAACAACATCAATTTCAATTAACCCCTAATTTAAAAATCATCATCCATCTTAAAGACATGATTATCCACACCCCCATTCAAATTCGACATCACAGAAGCCTTCTGATACTCCCCAACCCTCTTCTCAAAAAAATTCGTCTTCCCCTGCAACGATATCAACTCCATCCAATCAAACGGGTTCTGCACATCATACAACTTCCCATACCCCAACGCATTCAACAACCGATCCGCCACAAACTCTATGTACGTACTCATCAAACCCCCATTCATCCCCACCAACCCACACGGCAACGCATCACACACAAACTCCCGCTCAATCTCCACCGCATCCGCCACAATCGCCTTCACTCGCTCCTCGGTTAGCTTCATCTTCAACAAACTGTAGATCAAGCACGCGAAATCGCAGTGTAAACCTTCATCTCGTGAGATTAATTCGTTTGAGAATGTCAGTCCCGGCATTAACCCGCGCTTTTTCAGCCAGAATATCGCACAGAAGCTTCCTGAGAAGAATATTCCTTCGACGCAGGCAAAAGCAATGATCCGCTCTGCAAACGATTCGGATCCGTCGATCCATTTCAGCGCCCAATTGGCTTTCTTCTGGATGCAGGGGATGGTTTCAATCGCGCGAAATAGACGATTCTTTTCAGTGGAATCTTTGATGTAGGATTCGAGTAACAGACTGTACATCTCGGAGTGGATGTTTTCAATGGCGATTTGAAAGCCGTAGAACGCACGCGCCTCGGCGATCTGGACTTCCTTCATGAATCGGCCGGCGAGGTTTTCGAGGACGATGCCGTCTGAAGCGGCGAAGAAGGCGAGGACGTGAGTGATGAAGTGGCGTTCGCCGTCGGTTAGGGTTTCCCATTGACGGTGGTCTTGTGAGAGGTCTACTTCTTCTGCTGTCCAGAATGAGGCCTCGGCTTTTTTGTACATTTCCCAGATTTGGGGGTATTGGATTGGGAACATGCAGAAGCGGTCTGGGTTTGGGGCGAGTAGAGGCTCTTCAGGGATTGAAGGCATGTTTGGTTTGCGTGAGTGAGTGAATTAGGGTTTAAAGAAAAGTGAGAAAATTAGGGTTTGAGGAAATGTGAAGGGGGTGAAGGTGTTTATAATGGGGAATTGCAGGCGTGGTTGAAAAGGAAGCGGGAGGTTTTGAAATTTGGGGGAGAATATTGCGGGAAATTTGGGGATTAAATATTGAAAAAATTGCCCGCTCCTGTGCCAACTTGCAAATTCATAGCGGGAGTTTGAAATTTAAGCCCTTTTTCATGGGGGGTTTTAGTTGGAACCTTTTAATACAACGGAATTTTCATGTTTGTCTAAAGATATATATCAGTATCTCGAATTTTGCTCAAATTTTGTAGTTGCAAACATTACAAGTGATGAGTGAAAGTAGAAACCAACTAAACCAAATCAAATTGACCGGTCTGTTTACGGTTTTAAATACCAAGTTTACAGTTTGTAGAACCTGATTAGGTAGTTCGGCTCATAGTTTGAAACATGTGAATGTCGTGTAAAACAAGCTATAGATTTTATCAATTTGGAATATTTCGGCTGTTAACAACAATCTAATTTATTCCTAATTCTAACCACGGGGCTTAAACCCTCAACTTCCTGAGGATGTTGTTTTACACACCTGGATACGAACACACAGATTAAAACTTGGCACCGGTCATGTAAAACTATAAttactatttttcttatatttgGAATATTTAGTTATAAGTATAATATTTATGAACCAtatttatagttttttttatgtttaaactaggttagaaccccgtgtattacacgggttgaataaatacaattttatataccaaataataaaacaatatatatttaaaaatctcgtttgttatattggttgaataaatgtaattttatatattaaataataaaaaaagttatatatttaagaaccccgtgtattataccggttgagtaaatttaattttatatattaaataataaaagttacaTTTTAAGAACCTCGTCGAGCTGAGGAGCGAGACTAAGTTCGACCGTTAGGGAGACTAAAGCGAGAGgttgtgttatacgggttgaacacatgtaatttaatataccaaacaataaaaagttatatctttataaatccta
Above is a window of Helianthus annuus cultivar XRQ/B chromosome 14, HanXRQr2.0-SUNRISE, whole genome shotgun sequence DNA encoding:
- the LOC110904092 gene encoding ribonucleoside-diphosphate reductase small chain, which gives rise to MPSIPEEPLLAPNPDRFCMFPIQYPQIWEMYKKAEASFWTAEEVDLSQDHRQWETLTDGERHFITHVLAFFAASDGIVLENLAGRFMKEVQIAEARAFYGFQIAIENIHSEMYSLLLESYIKDSTEKNRLFRAIETIPCIQKKANWALKWIDGSESFAERIIAFACVEGIFFSGSFCAIFWLKKRGLMPGLTFSNELISRDEGLHCDFACLIYSLLKMKLTEERVKAIVADAVEIEREFVCDALPCGLVGMNGGLMSTYIEFVADRLLNALGYGKLYDVQNPFDWMELISLQGKTNFFEKRVGEYQKASVMSNLNGGVDNHVFKMDDDF